DNA sequence from the Pseudoglutamicibacter cumminsii genome:
GGGTTTGGCCAGGAGATTGTCGAGGCGTTCGAGTGAGACCGCGAGGTGGGCGCCGCGTTTGGTTGAGGCGAGTGCGTGGACTTCGTCGATGATGACGGTGTCGATGTTGCTGAGGGTCTCCCGCGCTTTGGAAGTCAGCATGAGGTAGAGGGATTCCGGCGTGGTGATGAGGATGTCCGGCGGGTTGGAGATGAGCTTGCGGCGCTGGTTGACGGGGGTATCGCCGGTGCGGATCCCAACCGTGATCTCTGGGGTGGCAATCTCTGAAGCGGTGTTCTCGAGGGCGGTTTTGCTGTCGGCAGCTTGGTTGAGGTGCCGTGCGGTTTGTGTGATGCCGATGAGGGGTGCGCGGAGGTTGCGTTCGACGTCGGTTCCGAGCGCTTTGAGTGGGGAGATGTAGAGGACGCGGGTGCGTTTCTTCTTGCCGCGTTTCTCTGTGCAGGGTTTCTCCGTGCCGTCTATCTCTGTGCCCTGTGGCTTTTCGTCTGCGGCGGGGTGCTGTTTTCCGTGGAGGAGTTGGTCGAGTGACCAGAGGAATGCGGAGAGTGTTTTACCGGAGCCGGTGGGTGCGATGACGAGTGTGTGGTTGCCTTGGGAGATGGAGTCCCATGCGCCGAGTTGTGCTGCTGTGGGCTGTGGGAAGGCGCCGTTGAACCAGGTGCGGGTGGGTTCTGAGAACCGGCCCAGGATGGTTTCTGCGTTAGGTGTTTGTAGTGCCACTCGTTGTTAGTTTATCTCCCTGCTGAGTTTAGTTTTTGCTGGTGCTGATGAAGTAGTACATGAGCACGACCATCACCACGAACGCTATCGCGGCTCCAGCGAAGACATCCCAGCCGAGGCGTTTGCGAGGGCTGAGCTTGGCGATCAGTATGCCGATGACGCCAAAGAGCAGAGGGGGTAGGAGCAACCGGGGGAGGATGTCGCCGTTAGCAAGGAACGCGGGAACGTACATGCAGAGGCTCGTGACCACTCCGCTGACGACCAGGCCGATGTAGGTGTCGCGGCGCGGTTCGGGCACTTCCACGTTGCCCGTCGGTGCGGTGTCCGTGGACGCCGGGTTCGTGGGTGGGGTGCTCTTCGGCGCGAGATTGTTCTCGTTCACGGTTTCCACCTTGATAGATCGGGCTGCTGGTGCTTCTGGATGCTGCTGGTGAACGAACTGTTAGTGGAGCGAACTCAGCATAGCGACGCACACACCCCACGCGATGATGAGGCCGGCGAAGGGTCCTGCGATGAGTCCCCATCCGAATGCTTTGTTTTCCCCCTTGGCGACCATGATGATGCCGATGACGGCGAGGATCATGGGCGGAATGAATAGGACACCGAAGTTGCCTGTTCCGAGAGTGACCGGGGTCAAGAGGACGGTGAAGAGGATCGAGACGAAAGCACCTGCGAGCATGAGCCCGCAACCGCCTTCGTCGTTGCCGTCTTCGTTGGATCGAGGCGGTTCGTAGCCGCGACTGCTTTGGCCCGGCGGGGCGGTAGGCGGTTCCTGACCCATCTGTTCCAGGGGCTCCCATGCCGGTTTTTTGTTGGGATCGTTGATCTCGAACTCGTCTTTGCGGTCTTCGCTCATGCAGATACCTTGACTTTCTCAACTGCAGGCGTGTGCTCTGGCATCGCTGCGGGCGCTAGGTGGGTGTCCCGTGCAGGGGGAACGTCGGCTTCGGCGGCTGGTACCCAGAGTTTGCCGCGTTTGATGAGGTAGGCGATGCGGATCGCGAAGATCGGGATGGTCACGAGTAGGAACATTTGTGGCCGGGTGAGGCCCATCCACGCGACCTCGTTGCCGCGAACGAACTCGACGAAGAACCGGAATACCGCGTACGCGCCGATGTAGAGGGTCAGGGTCTCACCTGGCGCGATGGGCTGGAACCGCAGCCAGAACCACAAGATGCAGAACGCGATCAGGTGGAACGCGGACTCGTATGCGAAGCTCGGGTGCAGACCCACACCCGCTGGGGTGAGGAGGTGCGCGCCTTGTTCCTCGGTGAGCACAACACCCCAGTCGCCTCCGGTAGGAGTTCCGGGCCGTTCGGTGAGATAGCAAGCCCACCGACCAAACGCCATCGCAAGCGCCACAGCTGGCGCGAACAAGTCACCGCTACGGGACTTATAGCCGATGATCTTCTTAGCGACGTGCACACCGAGCCAGGCTCCAACCAACGCGGACAAGAAGGACGCGTTGCCGTGGAGGAACTGCTCGATGAAAGTCAGGTTTTCGCGCGGGTCGAGATGCTGTGCCCACGTTCCCATGCGCCCGAGGGCCGCGGCGCCCGCGAGCGCTCCCAACACGAGGATGCCCGTGCGCTGATTGAGGCGTGAACGCCGGCGCGCTTCGATCCAGAACACTATGGTTCCGAGGAACAACGCGATCGCCACGAACACGGAGTGTGTGTCGAGACGGACCCCGGGGATGAGTTCGAAACCGAGAAGATCAGATAAGTCTGGGTACATGGTCAGCTCACTATCTTGATCCAGGCCATGACCCACAGTGGGGTCAGGGCGGCTGCGAGTACGGCGAGTGTGGTGAGGTAGGCGATCACGCGTTTAGTGTCGCCAAGTTTGCACTTTGATTTCATGAGGCCCGCGCGTCGTGCTTTCGTGTAGCCGCGGATGCCAAGAATCGAGAAGAATAAGAGGGATAGCGGCCCGAAAATGCACGTCAGGAGAGCGACCGTCGCGAAGATGCACAACCGCAACGGGTCGAATGGCTGAGTTGTTTCCGGCCGGGCTGCTTCCGGCAACCCGCTTGTGACACGCTGGTTTAGCGGCGGAGTGTTCGGCGTCATGAACGTTTGCTCTGTCTCGTGCGCGTTACTGCTCATCGTGCATCCCCATCGTCAGCCCTCACCGTGTACCTTGACCGTGATAGGTAGTCGGTGGCGTCCGCCGCTGTTATGTGCAGGCGTGCTCGACGTCTCAGGTTTCCCTGTTGCGGTGGAGATGCGGCGCTCGCCGAGCGGAGCCCACGCTTGGACGGCGCAGAACGGAGCACACTGGTGGATCGCGTTGCCGTCCTCATCCGCACCGTCACGGACGGTGGCAACGTGTACACAACATTGGGTCAGGCGTTCTTCGATCATCGTGTTGATGTCCATGAACGGTTTGATCGTGATGCGTTTGACGCGTTCGCCCATGAACTGGCGAAGACGGTGTTGCTGCCCTGGCAAGGATGACGCCGCGAGCTTAGCGAGCGTTCCGATCCCTAAGTCGCATCCCACACAAATGTCGCGCCACAGGGAACCGATCGACGGATGTGAAAGTGAGGACTGCTCAGAGAACAGATCCAACAGGGACTGTTTGACCTGTTTCTTGAGGGTCTTGTTGACGCCGGAGTCCGCGATGCGGTTGGCGAGCATGTCGGGGTTCAAGTCGAGGAACTCTTTCAGCTTCTCGGGCCCCACGAGGCTCGTGAGCGAAGACCACTTTCCGGAGTCGTCCTTGAGCAGATAACCCAGTGAGCAGCAGTGCGGGTGGGAGCACGGCAGCGCGGTCATGTCCCGCCACGTAACCAGCCCATCGGTCTGTTCTTCGAGGCGAGCGAGAACCCCGGTGTGGGTCAAACGGTCGTTCGGATCAATGCCCGCGGAACGGCCGGAACCGAATACCGGCTGGATTGTCACGCCACCCACGAACGGGGTTTCCAGGGCGCGGCGAATCACGGTACCGATCTCGTGATCGTTGACGCCCAGCGCGGCTGTCATCGTCAAGGTGGTGAAAATCCCGGCCTCAGACAACCGGTCCAACGCCTCAAACTTGATCTTCCGAATGTCTCCGCCTCGGTGGTGTCGAACAGAGCATTCTTCTTCGCCGTCGTACTGCAAATAGACTTCGAGCCGCTCGCGGTGTTTCGCGAGGAAATCAACGAACTCTTGATCCTGGGCAATGCGCAGACCGTTGGAGTTCAACAGGATCCGGACCACTGGCCGCGCGGCCAGCTCTTCGATGAGCTGCTCAAGCCACGGGTACAGCGTCGGCTCCCCGCCGGAGAGCATCAAAACGTCGATGCGGTTTTCTTCGCGGGACAAACGCGTATCAACCGAGGCGAGAACTTCAGCCAGCGGAGCAACAGCGGATTCCGCCGGCGAAGAAGATGCGAAGCACGTGGGGCATTTGAGGTTGCAGTGGTCGGTGATGTCTTCCAGCAGGATGCACGTGTGCTGGGTCTGCATTGTCGGAAGCCCGTATTCATAGGCTTCAGGAACCGGCAGGAAGTTGTTCGCCATGTCCGGCGTGTGCACCTTGGTTGGGGCCGTCCACTGCTCAAGGTAGGTGAGGATCTCAGCAGATTCGTCATACAGCGTGCGCTGCAGACCGTGCTTGCGGCACCCACGCTCGAGCCACACCTGCCCATCGGGATATTCAGCGAGCCAACCGGTCAACCGTTCAACCTGGGCGAGCGGTCGGTATGGGTCTTCCTCATGGCACACGGGACAGAACGCATTCACGTATCGGTGAATGCGGTATGAACGAAGCGGCATCCCAGGTGCATCAACAGGCATGTTATGAGCCTAGGACATGAAAATAGTCCCGGCCACACTTCACGCAGAATTGTGGACTAAATCCGGCATTTCGGCCGCTGTGTACAGCCGAACAACTCGCGCACCCGGCACCCGCGGGCGCCTGGCAACTCAGAACTCTTACACGTGGTGGTAGCCGCTTCCAGCCATGATCTCTTGCGAGCGGTACACCTGCTCCACGAGCATCAACCGCACGAGCTGATGCGGGAACACCAAATCAGACAAAGACCACACCAAGTCTGCGCGCCGGTGCACACTCTCATCCACGCCGAACGCCCCGCCGATCACCACAACAACCCGCTTGCCCTGGTCGATCGGCCCACGCAGAGCCTTCGCGAGCCGCGGCGAGCTGAGCATTTTCCCGCGCTCATCCAACAGCACCACGTAGTCGCCGCCACCGATCTTCTTCAGAAGGCGAGCTGACTCTTCAGCCCGCGCCGCATCGTCCGCTTTGGAACTGTGCTGCAACAAATCCCACTGAACATCCCACGGCTTACGCAGCCGGCGTTCATAACGCTCGATGCCCTCTTCAACCCACGACTCATGCTTACGGCCAACAGCCAGAACCCTGATACTCACACAAACCATCCTGGCATGCGTGTGCAAGACTGAACCACATGAATCACGCCCACACAACGGAAGCATCCGCGCCAGAGCCGCCAGTGCAACAACCGGGGAGCCGCCCGCATCTGCGCCGACTGCGGGCCAGCGATGCCGACGCCGTGCGTTCAGCGTTCGCTTCATGCCCGGAGATGGTGCGCCAGGGCAACGTTACTGACGCCGACTCTGCCGCCCGCTACGTCGCGGCCCTCGTCAACGATGACGACTGCGCCGACGCGGCAGGTGTGGACCAGACCGACGGCGACGCATCCGCCGCCGCTGACTCCACCGCAGATGCGTGCGATGACAAGGATGCGTTCGCTGTCGTGGACGAAAACGACAGGCTGTGGGGACTCGTCTGTATCAACCGTGATGCGGCGAATAGGGTTGGCTGGTTCTGGTACTGGATGCACGCTGCCACGCGGAAGCAGGGCTGGACTTCGCAAGCGGCGGCAACTGTTGCAAACTGGGCTCTTCGGGATGGCGGCTACGAACGGCTCGAGCTGGGGTATCGCGCTAATAACCCTGGCTCAGCGTGCGTCGCAGCCGCGGCAGGTTTCGTGCCGGAGGGCATCGAGCGGAAGAAGTTCCTTGTTAAAGGTGAGCGCATCGATGTTCATGTGAGTGGCAGGCTGCTCACGGACCCAACCCCGCAGACGCCGGAGCTTGAGATCGTATGGTGACTAACCGCGCCCAGCCCCAACATCAACCCGCCGCCACGAATCGTCGCGGCGTGTGGGGTCCATCCTCTGGACGCACCGCGCCGCACACTGCGCTGCGCCCCGGCCTGAACATGTCCGTTTTGCTCGTGTGTGCGGTCGCGGCACTTACGGGCGCCGTCGTGCTCCTCTCTTATGTGGGCATCAACGCGACAGGTCTGCCAGTGGACCGGAACGTCCTGGACGCCGCCGTCGACGCCCGCACGGAAGCCATGGACCGCATCGTCCCGTCGTTCACCATGGTCGGAAGCACGCCGGTGTTCACACCCATCATGGTCGTGATCGCGGCGGTGATCGCTCTGACCAAACGCACGATGTGGCCGGTCGTGGTGCTGGCTTTCACGGCAACGTTGTCGGTCGGGACCACGGTGATAGTGAAGAACACGTTCAACCGTGATCGTCCGCCGCTTGAAACTCAGCTTCAGCCGCACGAATTCTCCGGTTCGATACCGTCTGGGCACACGCTGAACGCTGTCGCGTTGGTGAGCGTGAGTGTTGCCATGATCTTGCGGTGGGCCGCACGCTCGTGGGTGCGGTGGCTCACCGTGGTGCTGGCGGTCGCGTATATGGTCGCGATGGCGCTGTCCCGCATCTACATGGGCGTGCACTGGGTGTCGGATGTCGCGTGCGGCGCGCTTTTGGGCACGGCGATCGCGTGCGTGGTCATAGCGTTCGATGTGTGGGCTAGGTCGCGGGGAACGCGCGACAACAGCGCCACCCACTAGACAGCGCCACCCACTAGACAACGCCACCCACTAACCGGAGCTTAAAACCAAGAGGGTTCCAGAACTTTTGTTCTGGAACCCTCTTGTTCGTGGCGGTAGCGGTGGGATTTGAACCCACGGTGCAGGTTCGCTGCACACAACATTTCGAGTGTTGCACCTTCGGCCGCTCGGACACGCTACCAACTCCGGATACTCTATGCCATAGGCGGGGTTGAGTCCAAACCGGAGCAATGCTTGCGGGCATCATGTGGAGGCTTCGCTGCGGGCTCTGTTGCAAAGATTGGCGGCAGTCAGAGGTAGGCTGTCGCTCTGCGCCGATCAGGCGGCTGCTGCGAAATGGTGGTTGAGCATGCCCATGGCCTCCGTCAGCGCCGAGGGCCCAATGCCAAAAGCTCTCTCCACAAGGCGCACCTCGCCCCTGATGCCGGGCTGCAGGCACCAGGGGCGAGCCTGTCCTTTGCGCAGGGCTCGCATGACTTCGAATCCCTTGATCGTGGCATAGGCCGTGGGGATCGATTTGAAACCGCGCACCGGCTTGATCAGTATCTTGAGCTTTCCGTGATCGGCCTCGATCACGTTATTGAGATACTTCACCTGCCGGTGGGCCGTCTCCCGGTCCAGCTTTCCTTCGCGCTTCAATTCGGTGATCGCTGCACCATAGCTCGGCGCTTTGTCGGTATTGAGCGTGGCAGGCTTTTCCCAGTGCTTCAGGCCTCGCAGGGCCTTGCCCAGGAACCGCTTCGCTGCCTTGGCGCTGCGGGTCGGCGACAGGTAGAAATCGATCGTGTCGCCCCGCTTGTCGACTGCCCGGTACAGGTAGGTCCACTTGCCCCGCACCTTGACGTAGGTTTCATCCAGGCGCCAGCTCGGATCAAAGCCACGCCGCCAGAACCAGCGCAGCCGCTTCTCCATCTCCGGGGCGTAGCACTGGACCCAGCGATAGATCGTCGTATGGTCGACCGAAATGCCGCGTTCCGCCAGCATTTCCTCAAGGTCGCGATAGCTGATCGGATAGCGACAATACCAGCGCACCGCCCACAGGATCACATCACCCTGGAAATGGCGCCACTTGAAATCCGTCATCGTTCCGTCCGTCCAATCTCCGCCAAGCATGCTCAAGCTTCACGATTTTTGCAACAGAGCCATATCGACAACCTCTCGCGCAACCAAGACATCGCGGTCGGACTGCAAGTGATCTTGAAGCCACGGGCCCGTCCCACCCCGACATGGACCTCGATGCCCGAACGGACGTTAGATTTCGAGTTCTAGGCGTTCTGCGATGAAGGTTGGATCCCAGCCGGGATTGAAAGTGTCGACGTGGGTGAATCCGAGCCGCTCGTATAGGCCACGCAGGTTCGGGTGGCAGTCGAGCCGCAGCTTGGCGCACCCCTGCGTTCGCGCGGCATGGCGGCAAGCCTCGATCAGCGCGGAGCTGACACCCCGGCCCGCATGTGTCCGTCGCACCGCGAGCTTGTGCAGATATGCGGCCTCCCCCTTGAGGGCGTCGGGCCAGAACTCGGGATCCTCGGCCGACAAGGTGCAACAGCCGACGATGCCGTCGCTGCAACTCGCGACTAGGAGCTCGGATCTCAGGACGAAGGTCTCCGCGAATGTCCGGTCGATCCGCGCGACGTCCCAGGCGGGCGTTCCCTTGGCGGACATCCACGCCGCAGCGTCGTGCATCAGCCGCACAACCTCGTCGATATCACCCGAGCAGGCGACCCGAACGTTCGGAGGCTCCTCGCTGTCCATTCGCTCCCCTGGCGCGGTATGAACCGCCGCCTCATAGTGCAGTTTGATCCTGACGAGCCCAGCATGTCTGCGCCCACCTTCGCGGAACCTGACCAGGGTCCGCTAGCGGGCGGCCGGAAGGTGAATGCTAGGCATGATCTAACCCTCGGTCTCTGGCGTCGCGACTGCGAAATTTCGCGAGGGTTTCCGAGAAGGTGATTGCGCTTCGCAGATCTCCAGGCGCGTGGGTGCGGACGTAGTCAGCGCCATTGCCGATCGCGTGAAGTTCCGCCGCAAGGCTCGCTGGACCCAGATCCTTTACAGGAAGGCCAACGGTGGCGCCCAAGAAGGATTTCCGCGACACCGAGACCAATAGCGGAAGCCCCAACGCCGACTTCAGCTTTTGAAGGTTCGACAGCACGTGCAGCGATGTTTCCGGTGCGGGGCTCAAGAAAAATCCCATCCCCGGATCGAGGATGAGCCGGTCGGCAGCGACCCCGCTCCGTCGCAAGGCGGAAACCCGCGCCTCGAAGAACCGCACAATCTCGTCGAGCGCGTCTTCGGGTCGAAGGTGACCGGTGCGGGTGGCGATGCCATCCCGCTGCGCTGAGTGCATAACCACCAGCCTGCAGTCCGCCTCAGCAATATCGGGATAGAGCGCAGGGTCAGGAAATCCTTGGATATCGTTCAGGTAGCCCACGCCGCGCTTGAGCGCATAGCGCTGGGTTTCCGGTTGGAAGCTGTCGATTGAAACACGGTGCATCTGATCGGACAGGGCGTCTAAGAGCGGCGCAATACGTCTGATCTCATCGGCCGGCGATACAGGCCTCGCGTCCGGATGGCTGGCGGCCGGTCCGACATCCACGACGTCTGATCCGACTCGCAGCATTTCGATCGCCGCGGTGACAGCGCCGGCGGGGTCTAGCCGCCGGCTCTCATCGAAGAAGGAGTCCTCGGTGAGATTCAGAATGCCGAACACCGTCACCCTGCTGCGTAACATCGTTGCTGCTCCATAACATCAAACATCGACCCACGGCGTAACGCGCTTGCTGCTTGGATGCCCGAGGCATAGACTGTACAAAAAAACAGTCATAACAAGCCATGAAAACCGCCACTGCGCCGTTACCACCGCTGCGTTCGGTCAAGGTTCTGGACCAGTTGCGTGAGCGCATACGCTACTTGCATTATAGCTTACGAACCGAACAGGCTTATGTCCACTGGGTTCGTGCCTTCATCCGTTTCCACGGTGTGCGTCACCCGGCAACCTTGGGCAGCAGCGAAGTCGAGGCATTTCTGTCCTGGCTGGCGAACGAGCGCAAGGTTTCGGTCTCCACGCATCGTCAGGCATTGGCGGCCTTGCTGTTCTTCTACGGCAAGGTGCTGTGCACGGATCTGCCCTGGCTTCAGGAGATCGGAAGACCTCGGCCGTCGCGGCGCTTGCCGGTGGTGCTGACCCCGGATGAAGTGGTTCGCATCCTCGGTTTTCTGGAAGGCGAGCATCGTTTGTTCGCCCAGCTTCTGTATGGAACGGGCATGCGGATCAGTGAGGGTTTGCAACTGCGGGTCAAGGATCTGGATTTCGATCACGGCACGATCATCGTGCGGGAGGGCAAGGGCTCCAAGGATCGGGCCTTGATGTTACCCGAGAGCTTGGCACCCAGCCTGCGCGAGCAGCTGTCGCGTGCACGGGCATGGTGGCTGAAGGACCAGGCCGAGGGCCGCAGCGGCGTTGCGCTTCCCGACGCCCTTGAGCGGAAGTATCCGCGCGCCGGGCATTCCTGGCCGTGGTTCTGGGTTTTTGCGCAGCACACGCATTCGACCGATCCACGGAGCGGTGTCGTGCGTCGCCATCACATGGGCTCTGTTGCAAAGATTGGCGGCAGTCAGAGGTAGGCTGTCGCTCTGCGCCGATCAGGCGGCTGCTGCGAAATGGTGGTTGAGCATGCCCATGGCCTCCGTCAGCGCCGAGGGCCCAATGCCAAAAGCTCTCTCCACAAGGCGCACCTCGCCCCTGATGCCGGGCTGCAGGCACCAGGGGCGAGCCTGTCCTTTGCGCAGGGCTCGCATGACTTCGAATCCCTTGATCGTGGCATAGGCCGTGGGGATCGATTTGAAACCGCGCACCGGCTTGATCAGTATCTTGAGCTTTCCGTGATCGGCCTCGATCACGTTATTGAGATACTTCACCTGCCGGTGGGCCGTCTCCCGGTCCAGCTTTCCTTCGCGCTTCAATTCGGTGATCGCTGCACCATAGCTCGGCGCTTTGTCGGTATTGAGCGTGGCAGGCTTTTCCCAGTGCTTCAGGCCTCGCAGGGCCTTGCCCAGGAACCGCTTCGCTGCCTTGGCGCTGCGGGTCGGCGACAGGTAGAAATCGATCGTGTCGCCCCGCTTGTCGACTGCCCGGTACAGGTAGGTCCACTTGCCCCGCACCTTGACGTAGGTTTCATCCAGGCGCCAGCTCGGATCAAAGCCACGCCGCCAGAACCAGCGCAGCCGCTTCTCCATCTCCGGGGCGTAGCACTGGACCCAGCGATAGATCGTCGTATGGTCGACCGAAATGCCGCGTTCCGCCAGCATTTCCTCAAGGTCGCGATAGCTGATCGGATAGCGACAATACCAGCGCACCGCCCACAGGATCACATCACCCTGGAAATGGCGCCACTTGAAATCCGTCATCGTTCCGTCCGTCCAATCTCCGCCAAGTATGCTCAAGCTTCACGATTTTTGCAACAGAGCCTCGCTGCGCATCGTGGCGAAGAAATCCTGGAGGATTCTCTGGCATTCATCGGCGCGCATACCCGCGAAAACTTCGGCCCGATGATTGAGCCGCGGCTCCCGCAGGATGTCCATGACGGAGCCGGTCGCGCCGGCTTTCTCGTCCCACGCGCCGAAAATAACTCGCGGGATCCGTGCCAGAACGATCGCACCAGCGCACATCGCGCATGGCTCAAGCGTGACCACAAGCGTGCAGTCGGTAAGCCGCCAGCCGTCGCCCGCTTCGGCATCGTCCGCGAGAATGCGCGCGGCCTCACGGATAGCTACAACCTCGGCGTGGCCGGTCGGGTCGCCGTCGCGTTCACGGATGTTGTGGCCGCGTGCCACGATCTTCCCGTCAGGCCCCACGATGACCGCGCCGATGGGAATGTCGCCGTGAAGGGCGGCCGCGCGTGCTTCTTCGAGCGCGGCGTCCATCCATTCGTTGGCGCCTGAAGGTGGTTTGATCGGCATGTCCATAACGGTAAACCATGATTCTTCGCACCATGTAGTCGGTTGAGGCCCCTACGCGGATGCGTGGGCGGTATTCTGTTTCTATGCGCGTACATGTTGTTGAGCATCCCCTCGTGGCCCACAAGATTTCGGTTTTGCGTGACAAGACGACCCCGTCGCCGGTATTCCGCCAGTTGACTGAGGAACTTGTGACCCTGCTTTCTTATGAAGCCACACGTGACATCCGTACCCGTGAAGTCACGGTTGAGACGCCTGTCGCGACGACCAAGGGCGTTGCTTTCGCTAAGCCAACCCCGCTCGTCGTGCCTATTCTTCGCGCTGGCCTGGGCATGCTTGAAGGCATGATGCGCCTGCTACCTACCGCTGAGGTGGGCTTCTTGGGCATGGCGCGCAATGAGGAGACCCTCGACATCATCACGTATGCGGAGCGGCTCCCGGAGGACCTATCGAACCGTCAGGTTTTTGTGATCGACCCGATGCTTGCAACGGGTGGAACGTTGGTTGAGTCGATCGGCTATCTCTTCGATCACGGCGCGGATCAGGTGACCTGCATCTGCTTGATCGCGGCTCCGGAAGGTGTTGAGCGCCTGCGCAAGGCCTACGGCGATGACGAGCGCGTGAACCTGTATGTCGCCGCTTTGGACGAGTGCTTGGATGAGAACGCCTACATCGTCCCGGGCTTGGGTGATGCGGGCGACCGCCTGTACGGCCTCGCTGAGTAATTCGCAGCGCTAGACATCAGCACGGCGGCGTGTTGGCGCTGTTTCTGTTGGAGGGCTGTACGGTAGCCGGATCGTGAAGACAGTGTCGCCTGGCTCGGATTGGGCGATGATGGTTCCGTGGTGGGCTTCGACGATCGCTTTG
Encoded proteins:
- a CDS encoding prolipoprotein diacylglyceryl transferase; protein product: MYPDLSDLLGFELIPGVRLDTHSVFVAIALFLGTIVFWIEARRRSRLNQRTGILVLGALAGAAALGRMGTWAQHLDPRENLTFIEQFLHGNASFLSALVGAWLGVHVAKKIIGYKSRSGDLFAPAVALAMAFGRWACYLTERPGTPTGGDWGVVLTEEQGAHLLTPAGVGLHPSFAYESAFHLIAFCILWFWLRFQPIAPGETLTLYIGAYAVFRFFVEFVRGNEVAWMGLTRPQMFLLVTIPIFAIRIAYLIKRGKLWVPAAEADVPPARDTHLAPAAMPEHTPAVEKVKVSA
- a CDS encoding radical SAM protein, which codes for MPVDAPGMPLRSYRIHRYVNAFCPVCHEEDPYRPLAQVERLTGWLAEYPDGQVWLERGCRKHGLQRTLYDESAEILTYLEQWTAPTKVHTPDMANNFLPVPEAYEYGLPTMQTQHTCILLEDITDHCNLKCPTCFASSSPAESAVAPLAEVLASVDTRLSREENRIDVLMLSGGEPTLYPWLEQLIEELAARPVVRILLNSNGLRIAQDQEFVDFLAKHRERLEVYLQYDGEEECSVRHHRGGDIRKIKFEALDRLSEAGIFTTLTMTAALGVNDHEIGTVIRRALETPFVGGVTIQPVFGSGRSAGIDPNDRLTHTGVLARLEEQTDGLVTWRDMTALPCSHPHCCSLGYLLKDDSGKWSSLTSLVGPEKLKEFLDLNPDMLANRIADSGVNKTLKKQVKQSLLDLFSEQSSLSHPSIGSLWRDICVGCDLGIGTLAKLAASSLPGQQHRLRQFMGERVKRITIKPFMDINTMIEERLTQCCVHVATVRDGADEDGNAIHQCAPFCAVQAWAPLGERRISTATGKPETSSTPAHNSGGRHRLPITVKVHGEG
- a CDS encoding 23S rRNA (pseudouridine(1915)-N(3))-methyltransferase RlmH yields the protein MSIRVLAVGRKHESWVEEGIERYERRLRKPWDVQWDLLQHSSKADDAARAEESARLLKKIGGGDYVVLLDERGKMLSSPRLAKALRGPIDQGKRVVVVIGGAFGVDESVHRRADLVWSLSDLVFPHQLVRLMLVEQVYRSQEIMAGSGYHHV
- a CDS encoding GNAT family N-acetyltransferase, with product MNHAHTTEASAPEPPVQQPGSRPHLRRLRASDADAVRSAFASCPEMVRQGNVTDADSAARYVAALVNDDDCADAAGVDQTDGDASAAADSTADACDDKDAFAVVDENDRLWGLVCINRDAANRVGWFWYWMHAATRKQGWTSQAAATVANWALRDGGYERLELGYRANNPGSACVAAAAGFVPEGIERKKFLVKGERIDVHVSGRLLTDPTPQTPELEIVW
- a CDS encoding phosphatase PAP2 family protein — its product is MTNRAQPQHQPAATNRRGVWGPSSGRTAPHTALRPGLNMSVLLVCAVAALTGAVVLLSYVGINATGLPVDRNVLDAAVDARTEAMDRIVPSFTMVGSTPVFTPIMVVIAAVIALTKRTMWPVVVLAFTATLSVGTTVIVKNTFNRDRPPLETQLQPHEFSGSIPSGHTLNAVALVSVSVAMILRWAARSWVRWLTVVLAVAYMVAMALSRIYMGVHWVSDVACGALLGTAIACVVIAFDVWARSRGTRDNSATH
- a CDS encoding IS6-like element IS6100 family transposase, with the translated sequence MTDFKWRHFQGDVILWAVRWYCRYPISYRDLEEMLAERGISVDHTTIYRWVQCYAPEMEKRLRWFWRRGFDPSWRLDETYVKVRGKWTYLYRAVDKRGDTIDFYLSPTRSAKAAKRFLGKALRGLKHWEKPATLNTDKAPSYGAAITELKREGKLDRETAHRQVKYLNNVIEADHGKLKILIKPVRGFKSIPTAYATIKGFEVMRALRKGQARPWCLQPGIRGEVRLVERAFGIGPSALTEAMGMLNHHFAAAA
- a CDS encoding GNAT family N-acetyltransferase → MDSEEPPNVRVACSGDIDEVVRLMHDAAAWMSAKGTPAWDVARIDRTFAETFVLRSELLVASCSDGIVGCCTLSAEDPEFWPDALKGEAAYLHKLAVRRTHAGRGVSSALIEACRHAARTQGCAKLRLDCHPNLRGLYERLGFTHVDTFNPGWDPTFIAERLELEI
- the sul1 gene encoding sulfonamide-resistant dihydropteroate synthase Sul1 — its product is MLRSRVTVFGILNLTEDSFFDESRRLDPAGAVTAAIEMLRVGSDVVDVGPAASHPDARPVSPADEIRRIAPLLDALSDQMHRVSIDSFQPETQRYALKRGVGYLNDIQGFPDPALYPDIAEADCRLVVMHSAQRDGIATRTGHLRPEDALDEIVRFFEARVSALRRSGVAADRLILDPGMGFFLSPAPETSLHVLSNLQKLKSALGLPLLVSVSRKSFLGATVGLPVKDLGPASLAAELHAIGNGADYVRTHAPGDLRSAITFSETLAKFRSRDARDRGLDHA
- the tadA gene encoding tRNA adenosine(34) deaminase TadA, with translation MPIKPPSGANEWMDAALEEARAAALHGDIPIGAVIVGPDGKIVARGHNIRERDGDPTGHAEVVAIREAARILADDAEAGDGWRLTDCTLVVTLEPCAMCAGAIVLARIPRVIFGAWDEKAGATGSVMDILREPRLNHRAEVFAGMRADECQRILQDFFATMRSEALLQKS
- the upp gene encoding uracil phosphoribosyltransferase, with the translated sequence MRVHVVEHPLVAHKISVLRDKTTPSPVFRQLTEELVTLLSYEATRDIRTREVTVETPVATTKGVAFAKPTPLVVPILRAGLGMLEGMMRLLPTAEVGFLGMARNEETLDIITYAERLPEDLSNRQVFVIDPMLATGGTLVESIGYLFDHGADQVTCICLIAAPEGVERLRKAYGDDERVNLYVAALDECLDENAYIVPGLGDAGDRLYGLAE